From Rudanella lutea DSM 19387, a single genomic window includes:
- a CDS encoding MBOAT family O-acyltransferase, producing MLFNSLQFLLFFVVVTILYFSLRFQLRWALLLAASCYFYMVFQPAYILILFLTIVIDYIAGLWIERSEGKTRKWLLILSLISNIGILAFFKYLGFFTENIALLFDALSMPDLADRITNGTNRIFVGVLKLFGESGIDSFKDNMSILPIGLSFHTFQAMSYTIEVYRGNQKAERHFGIYALYVMFYPQLVAGPIERPQNVLHQFHKPHAYDFEEVKAGLMQMAFGFFKKCVIADRLVLFLDPAFNHPEGYNGLSLLMATFFFTIQIYCDFSAYSDIAIGAARVMGFKLMENFHTPYFAHSISEFWRRWHISLSTWFRDYLYIPLGGNRKGPARTYLNRFIVFMTSGLWHGANWTYVIWGALHGLYIVLDIALDKRKAQKGKAEKTTTQLGGVGLPRRVFGVLFTFVLVMLTWVFFRAVSVSDALLILGRIVTLSPSDPLQSALNPTELWFSFGLIAFMFWKEWYYFIIPTRSTVRFAVLFGLLAFTTYLFGVFTSNQFIYFQF from the coding sequence TTGCTTTTCAACTCTCTCCAATTCCTGCTTTTTTTCGTCGTCGTGACGATCCTGTACTTCAGCCTACGGTTTCAGCTGAGGTGGGCGTTGCTGCTGGCTGCCAGTTGTTATTTCTACATGGTGTTTCAGCCGGCGTACATCCTGATTCTGTTTCTCACGATTGTTATCGATTACATAGCCGGGCTTTGGATTGAGCGCTCAGAAGGGAAAACGCGCAAATGGCTGCTTATTCTTTCGCTTATTTCGAACATCGGCATTCTGGCGTTTTTCAAGTACCTCGGTTTCTTCACCGAAAACATAGCGCTCCTGTTCGATGCACTCAGTATGCCCGACCTTGCCGACCGCATCACCAACGGTACCAACCGCATTTTCGTGGGTGTGCTGAAGCTCTTCGGCGAGAGCGGAATTGATTCGTTCAAAGATAACATGAGTATTCTGCCCATTGGTCTGTCGTTTCACACGTTTCAGGCCATGAGCTACACCATAGAAGTGTACCGGGGCAACCAAAAGGCCGAGCGGCATTTCGGGATTTACGCCCTGTACGTGATGTTTTACCCGCAGTTGGTAGCCGGCCCTATCGAGCGACCGCAAAACGTATTGCACCAGTTTCATAAGCCACACGCTTACGATTTTGAGGAGGTAAAAGCCGGCCTTATGCAGATGGCCTTCGGGTTTTTTAAGAAGTGCGTGATTGCCGACCGGCTTGTCTTGTTTCTCGACCCAGCCTTCAACCACCCCGAAGGGTACAACGGCCTGTCGCTGCTGATGGCCACGTTTTTCTTCACCATCCAGATCTACTGCGACTTTTCGGCCTATTCCGACATTGCCATCGGGGCCGCCCGCGTGATGGGCTTCAAGCTGATGGAAAACTTCCATACGCCGTACTTCGCCCATTCGATTTCGGAGTTCTGGCGACGCTGGCACATCTCGCTGTCGACCTGGTTTCGCGATTATCTGTACATCCCGCTGGGCGGTAACCGGAAAGGCCCGGCCCGGACGTACCTCAACCGGTTTATCGTGTTCATGACGAGCGGCCTCTGGCACGGGGCCAACTGGACCTACGTGATCTGGGGGGCGCTGCACGGGCTGTACATCGTGCTCGATATTGCGCTGGACAAGCGAAAAGCGCAGAAAGGAAAAGCCGAAAAGACGACCACGCAACTGGGCGGGGTGGGTCTGCCCCGACGGGTGTTTGGCGTACTGTTTACGTTTGTGCTGGTAATGCTGACGTGGGTGTTTTTCCGGGCTGTATCGGTGTCAGACGCCCTGCTGATTCTGGGCCGTATCGTTACGCTCTCACCCTCCGACCCGCTCCAATCGGCTCTGAACCCAACCGAACTTTGGTTCAGCTTCGGGCTGATTGCGTTTATGTTCTGGAAAGAGTGGTACTATTTTATCATTCCTACGCGCAGCACTGTCCGCTTCGCCGTGCTGTTTGGCTTACTCGCCTTTACCACCTACCTGTTCGGGGTGTTTACGAGCAATCAGTTTATCTATTTCCAGTTTTAG
- a CDS encoding TULIP family P47-like protein, translating into MVMQENPTATPSGGVDLMGWDTVFALSLEALNDSIVAQNTTPPSFSGTDPQGGASVSGSWGPWSVTGGEGTGIYIKCPVKTGQLTVPGSGNPFALDGGSVCVEITLQQNKAPQQIDDSSAKPGTGTTYHFQANGTSEDPFQQPKVIGVSFTSVTGYIVYACEAAFGNYFNNNLSAFDAVFSAVRLEEEAVEAGKQWLKPQVSLYAMASPGSSVAADGSGGTPCDQIQTGAYFGILSLTSPAPGKLPQQNFDLQMFAPFAQTTPPTNSVFAISGPLAMQNMIMQSASLCVKQSSVSDFKITNNGITVTNVNTLNWGDFQFDKNDPTSIVTPSIAPGNFQLTLDGSQFHLSISQAAFTTPDGSCDVKITADQYFNFGATKLSDGKYYFTPDPGLGTNSIRADVTANKGFEIAMIIESVVIGVAFGFIGSSLGEALGDALSSGTSSATEGAVEGTAEDIENSISEMSEEEVQQATQDSLTDATDSIASEGENTGGKTGIFANKFKIWGGVLGGMFGIPVGLLPQIMTAIYNNKITEGNVPTIDDFAANFTGTVQWPQVSSWQVTGGTFQGAFLLGGSASAATSATE; encoded by the coding sequence ATGGTAATGCAGGAAAATCCGACGGCTACCCCCAGCGGTGGCGTCGACCTTATGGGCTGGGATACCGTTTTTGCCCTCTCGCTCGAAGCCCTCAACGATTCGATTGTGGCGCAAAATACCACCCCGCCCTCGTTTTCGGGTACCGACCCGCAGGGTGGGGCCTCGGTGAGTGGCTCGTGGGGCCCGTGGAGCGTGACCGGGGGCGAAGGGACCGGTATTTACATTAAATGCCCGGTCAAAACGGGGCAGCTAACCGTGCCGGGCTCGGGCAATCCATTCGCATTGGACGGGGGCTCAGTATGCGTCGAGATCACGTTGCAGCAAAACAAGGCTCCCCAACAGATCGACGATAGTTCGGCTAAGCCGGGTACGGGGACTACGTATCATTTTCAGGCTAACGGCACCTCGGAGGATCCATTTCAGCAGCCTAAAGTGATTGGGGTGAGCTTCACCAGCGTAACGGGCTACATCGTGTATGCCTGCGAAGCGGCCTTCGGTAACTACTTCAACAATAACCTATCGGCGTTCGATGCGGTTTTTTCGGCCGTTCGGCTCGAAGAAGAAGCGGTTGAAGCGGGCAAGCAGTGGCTCAAACCGCAGGTTTCGCTGTATGCAATGGCCTCACCGGGCTCGTCGGTAGCGGCCGACGGCAGTGGCGGCACCCCCTGCGATCAGATTCAGACCGGTGCTTACTTCGGGATTCTGAGCCTTACCTCGCCCGCACCGGGTAAGCTGCCGCAGCAGAACTTCGATCTGCAAATGTTTGCGCCTTTTGCCCAAACAACCCCGCCTACCAACTCGGTTTTTGCCATTTCGGGGCCATTGGCCATGCAAAACATGATTATGCAGTCGGCTTCGTTGTGCGTGAAACAGTCGTCGGTGAGTGATTTCAAGATTACCAACAACGGCATCACCGTTACCAACGTGAACACGTTGAACTGGGGCGATTTTCAGTTCGATAAAAACGACCCGACCAGTATCGTGACCCCATCTATCGCGCCGGGCAACTTTCAGCTCACGCTCGACGGGTCGCAGTTTCACCTTTCTATCAGTCAGGCGGCTTTCACCACGCCCGACGGAAGTTGCGACGTAAAAATCACGGCCGACCAGTACTTTAATTTTGGGGCCACCAAGCTCTCCGACGGCAAGTACTATTTCACACCCGACCCCGGTTTGGGGACCAACAGCATTCGGGCCGACGTAACGGCCAACAAAGGGTTTGAGATTGCCATGATTATCGAAAGTGTTGTGATTGGGGTGGCCTTCGGGTTCATTGGCTCGTCGTTGGGCGAAGCTCTGGGCGATGCCCTCTCGTCGGGTACATCGTCGGCTACGGAGGGGGCCGTGGAAGGTACGGCCGAGGATATCGAAAACAGCATCAGCGAAATGAGCGAAGAGGAGGTGCAGCAGGCTACGCAGGATTCGCTCACCGACGCTACCGATTCGATCGCGTCGGAAGGGGAGAATACGGGTGGGAAGACCGGTATTTTCGCCAACAAGTTTAAGATATGGGGTGGGGTACTGGGCGGTATGTTCGGGATTCCGGTTGGGTTGCTGCCGCAGATTATGACCGCCATTTACAACAATAAAATTACGGAGGGCAACGTGCCGACCATCGACGATTTCGCGGCCAACTTTACCGGTACGGTGCAATGGCCGCAGGTGTCGAGCTGGCAGGTAACGGGAGGCACATTTCAGGGTGCGTTTTTGCTCGGGGGGAGTGCGTCTGCCGCAACATCAGCCACCGAATAA
- a CDS encoding Ig-like domain-containing protein, protein MSLRISFFLVLLSLPFLLQNCAQVANPPGGKKDTLAPKLVSSIPKNRQLNVQGKTIELLFDEYVSAENLQQKILITPQDTNPFVVRQLPQGFRLVFNQNFKPNTTYTISFADAIRDVTERNVAENPKLVFSTGPAIDSLRLGGTVLDADTKQPILGMVVGLFAPNDTLPVQRKRPQYFARTDSNGVYLIENIKAAQYKPFAFEDKDLNLVNNQPGERVAFRDSVVNLNRNYDDVNLVAFRGYVKPRITRRERTDETMGLELSSGIASYQLQPQIPSSSTLTPVDSVVSFLERPTLIRIYKPEGRAAGDTIPVLITTVDSVGNANELRERLYFSPLKSRARDRVVLGQEVDPKSGEAIDNNQVFTVTFNKPIKTINPALIRLYRSDSTKALPASATSFSFSNGNTRLTITARTNIADTLNLLFRRGAFMSIQNDTSSRARLQYRVLNTEDFGLISGQVNRPAGEKFIVELTDENYKVIRSVANTPNYVFARLKPGRYRVRLILDRNGNGRRDTGNIQQLIQPEEIIYHPGFQKGVIPLKADFELGDINF, encoded by the coding sequence ATGTCCTTACGCATAAGTTTCTTTCTGGTTCTGCTTTCGCTGCCCTTTCTGCTGCAAAACTGCGCGCAGGTAGCTAACCCACCGGGTGGCAAAAAAGACACACTGGCTCCCAAACTGGTGAGCAGCATCCCTAAAAACCGGCAATTGAATGTGCAGGGTAAAACCATCGAACTCCTGTTTGACGAGTACGTGTCGGCCGAGAACCTGCAACAGAAAATCCTCATCACTCCGCAGGATACCAACCCGTTTGTGGTGCGGCAGCTCCCGCAGGGGTTCCGGCTGGTGTTCAACCAGAACTTTAAGCCCAACACAACCTACACCATCAGCTTTGCCGACGCCATCCGCGACGTGACCGAGCGCAACGTGGCCGAAAACCCCAAGCTGGTGTTCAGCACCGGCCCCGCTATCGACTCGCTCCGCCTTGGCGGCACCGTACTCGACGCCGACACCAAACAGCCGATTCTGGGCATGGTAGTTGGGCTTTTTGCCCCCAACGACACCCTGCCGGTACAACGAAAACGCCCGCAGTACTTTGCCCGGACCGATAGCAACGGGGTGTACCTGATCGAGAATATCAAAGCCGCCCAGTATAAACCGTTTGCCTTTGAAGACAAAGACCTGAACCTGGTCAACAATCAGCCCGGTGAGCGGGTGGCCTTCCGCGATTCGGTCGTGAACCTCAATCGCAACTACGATGACGTGAATCTGGTGGCCTTCCGGGGGTATGTGAAACCTCGGATCACCCGGCGCGAACGCACCGACGAAACCATGGGCCTCGAACTGAGCAGCGGCATTGCGAGCTACCAGTTGCAACCGCAGATCCCGAGCAGCTCAACCCTTACTCCCGTCGACTCGGTGGTGTCGTTTCTGGAACGGCCCACCCTCATCCGCATCTACAAACCCGAAGGCCGGGCCGCGGGCGATACCATTCCGGTGCTGATCACGACAGTCGACTCGGTGGGTAATGCCAACGAACTCCGCGAGCGGCTGTACTTCTCCCCGCTCAAATCACGCGCCCGCGACCGGGTGGTGCTGGGCCAGGAGGTAGACCCGAAATCGGGCGAGGCCATCGACAACAATCAGGTGTTTACGGTCACGTTCAACAAACCCATCAAGACCATTAACCCCGCCCTGATCCGGCTTTACCGTTCCGACAGTACGAAGGCGCTACCGGCCTCGGCCACGTCGTTTTCGTTCAGTAACGGCAACACCCGCCTGACCATTACGGCCCGCACTAACATAGCCGATACGCTCAACCTGCTGTTTCGGCGGGGGGCGTTTATGAGCATTCAGAACGACACTTCGTCGCGAGCCCGGCTTCAGTACCGGGTGCTTAATACGGAGGATTTCGGGCTTATTTCGGGGCAGGTGAACCGGCCCGCGGGCGAAAAATTCATTGTGGAGCTGACCGATGAGAACTACAAGGTGATTCGGTCGGTGGCCAACACGCCCAATTACGTGTTTGCGCGGCTCAAACCGGGACGGTACCGGGTGCGGCTTATTCTGGACCGCAACGGCAACGGCCGACGCGACACGGGCAATATTCAGCAACTCATTCAGCCCGAAGAGATTATCTACCATCCCGGTTTTCAGAAAGGCGTGATTCCGCTCAAAGCCGACTTTGAACTGGGGGATATTAATTTCTGA
- a CDS encoding glycosyltransferase produces the protein MDSSTVTPSDTIYVVIPLFNDWEALSLLLERMRAVVPAPLLSRLSFLVVDDCSAQDYRTLPTGIGRSLSILRLYRNVGHQKAIALGLSYLADEKVACPVIVMDSDGEDQPEDIARLVAASEQQPGHVVFAHRAKRRERLLFRVFYSLYKSMFRLLTGKVITFGNFSLVPAPLLRKLAHVSEIWNNYPGGVIRSRLPYTAIPLERGKRLAGESKMNFVSLILHGLSTVSVLMDTTAVRIALFCVMAAAASVVGIGLVVIVRFFTDFGPKPGVPSWGSFLVFSFLVVIMQAFLISLLLVFIVLTYRTQPQFIPAIEYQSFVERREVIY, from the coding sequence TTGGACAGTTCGACGGTAACTCCCTCTGATACCATTTACGTTGTTATTCCTCTTTTCAATGATTGGGAGGCACTGAGCCTGTTGCTCGAACGGATGCGCGCGGTGGTGCCCGCTCCCTTACTGAGCCGGCTTTCGTTTCTGGTGGTCGATGACTGTTCGGCGCAGGATTACCGCACGTTGCCAACGGGTATTGGTCGGTCGTTGTCTATTTTGCGTTTGTACCGCAACGTGGGCCATCAGAAAGCCATAGCCCTGGGGTTGTCGTATCTGGCCGACGAGAAAGTGGCCTGCCCGGTAATTGTGATGGACTCCGACGGCGAAGACCAACCCGAAGACATTGCCCGGCTGGTAGCAGCCTCGGAGCAGCAACCCGGCCATGTGGTGTTTGCGCACCGCGCCAAACGCCGGGAACGGCTCCTGTTTCGGGTGTTTTATTCCCTGTACAAAAGCATGTTTCGGTTGCTGACGGGCAAGGTAATTACGTTTGGCAATTTCAGTCTGGTACCGGCTCCGTTATTGCGTAAACTGGCGCACGTGTCGGAGATATGGAACAACTATCCCGGCGGGGTGATCCGGTCACGACTACCCTACACGGCCATTCCGCTCGAACGCGGTAAGCGGCTGGCGGGCGAGTCGAAAATGAATTTTGTATCGCTCATTCTGCACGGGCTGAGTACGGTGTCGGTCCTGATGGACACTACGGCCGTACGTATTGCCTTGTTTTGTGTGATGGCCGCAGCAGCTTCGGTGGTGGGCATCGGGCTGGTCGTGATTGTGCGGTTCTTTACCGACTTTGGTCCCAAGCCGGGCGTACCCAGCTGGGGCAGTTTTCTGGTGTTTTCGTTTCTGGTGGTGATTATGCAGGCGTTTCTGATTTCGCTGCTTCTGGTATTTATTGTGTTGACCTACCGTACCCAACCGCAGTTTATTCCGGCTATTGAGTATCAGAGCTTTGTAGAACGGCGGGAGGTAATTTATTGA
- a CDS encoding TULIP family P47-like protein: MDAGGWDVIYASDVARLNVVLGGSSQQFMPTFSFSDSSTQVSFNGTFGPWAITPGGSANRINVQVPVTQGTLNAPGFSNFSLTGILPVMNMALTFVEDANSAGTQNVVFDIQSVAASAMSATDGQIYVANPDASGILNQRDPSGTVKSMLETDLPQCFIANRAAISFVFAALFTNPQNVPWLTPKASSIVYFGSSDNSIQAIAIRTLTQSPWGPVGLSTSVDPSLLSASQNLFYALSQGVFMKNLLLPALPSAMGNVAADVFQFNGPTQPNQQNACSITNTRSFNTKSVENAGTTYYPQIDSFTMKISDNQIITTASGQFNITGLAGAWVSFDNLQVVNSISYNPATKSIQFQLVSQTSPSTTRHIPWEYWFLALGGLIGLIVIAIINIVVTVIENAVQSALTGAGNLSVVGLPTSTASWAGAGSFQINQADLESALVIRGESAS; this comes from the coding sequence ATGGATGCAGGCGGCTGGGATGTTATCTACGCCAGCGATGTAGCCCGGCTCAACGTGGTGTTGGGCGGATCATCGCAGCAGTTTATGCCGACGTTTTCGTTCAGCGACTCGTCGACGCAGGTGTCGTTTAACGGCACATTTGGCCCGTGGGCCATTACGCCGGGCGGTAGTGCCAACCGGATCAATGTGCAGGTGCCCGTTACGCAGGGAACGCTCAACGCACCGGGCTTTTCCAATTTTTCGCTGACGGGCATTCTGCCGGTCATGAACATGGCGCTCACCTTCGTGGAGGATGCCAACAGCGCCGGTACCCAAAACGTTGTGTTCGATATTCAGTCGGTGGCGGCCTCGGCTATGTCGGCAACGGATGGGCAGATTTACGTGGCCAACCCCGACGCCAGCGGAATTCTGAACCAGCGCGACCCGTCGGGCACGGTAAAAAGTATGCTGGAAACCGACTTGCCCCAGTGTTTCATTGCCAACCGGGCGGCTATCTCGTTTGTGTTTGCGGCCTTGTTCACCAATCCGCAAAATGTGCCGTGGTTAACGCCCAAAGCCAGTAGCATCGTGTATTTCGGGTCGAGCGACAACTCGATTCAGGCCATTGCTATCCGGACACTCACGCAGTCGCCCTGGGGTCCGGTGGGGCTGTCGACCTCGGTAGATCCGAGTCTGCTCAGCGCGAGTCAGAATCTGTTTTACGCGCTCTCGCAGGGTGTGTTTATGAAAAACCTGTTGCTGCCCGCCTTACCCTCGGCCATGGGAAATGTGGCGGCCGATGTGTTCCAGTTCAACGGACCCACGCAGCCCAATCAGCAAAACGCCTGTTCGATCACCAATACGCGCTCGTTCAACACTAAATCCGTCGAAAACGCGGGCACCACCTACTACCCGCAAATTGATAGCTTCACGATGAAAATAAGTGATAATCAGATTATCACAACGGCATCGGGGCAGTTCAATATCACCGGGTTAGCGGGGGCGTGGGTGTCGTTTGATAACCTACAGGTTGTCAACTCCATCTCGTACAACCCGGCTACCAAGTCTATTCAGTTTCAGTTGGTCAGCCAAACGTCGCCCTCAACCACGCGGCATATTCCGTGGGAATACTGGTTCCTGGCGTTGGGCGGGCTGATTGGGCTGATCGTGATCGCCATCATAAACATTGTGGTGACGGTGATCGAGAACGCCGTACAAAGCGCCCTGACCGGAGCCGGCAATCTGTCGGTGGTGGGGTTGCCCACCAGCACAGCCTCGTGGGCGGGTGCCGGTTCATTCCAGATCAACCAGGCCGACCTCGAAAGCGCCCTCGTTATTCGGGGCGAAAGTGCTTCCTGA
- a CDS encoding TULIP family P47-like protein, translating into MCNSTTTGEISTFGWDTAFAVRIENVNAAIVSQKSSPAGFSFTDPADAQVHCSGTFGDWQVVRGGDGSGVNVQLPLLNISGQMKDNDGYVPYTCAGASIIVTVRLTYFDTGQPNEQNLKVKPTSDTPDVPVVELYSADFSQHPVQPSYALYAIQAAVMNWCADNLADFEHIFSVIDINDEADTGAWSFLKPTAVSYAYVDGETDADAFLGVLAMTTGSPSGGLQQVLDTRIVQASEEGAFCISRGLLLSKLILPNLMALWPNLQATQISVLDDCIKLNPNQSVDLPQTEYQGNTYTPQLKQFTLSIEGQQVTIDAYTETDVQDGVTAWCRNVAQYTLVKSTNKSGQTTLAYEQLGEPQTSNGHYIAEWVEITDAILAVVLGVALAALAIVTGGAAVPIIAVIGALIVGAVALSPTIDGMIQNNDAPAIDLLQENIYAPIVWTDSQAFAVSSVDLNGSLRLGGALGFSALRQILANQQPLNALQAC; encoded by the coding sequence ATGTGTAATTCAACAACAACGGGCGAAATCTCGACGTTTGGGTGGGATACGGCTTTTGCCGTGCGCATCGAAAACGTGAATGCCGCCATTGTGAGCCAGAAGTCGTCTCCGGCGGGCTTCAGCTTCACCGACCCGGCCGATGCACAGGTACACTGCTCGGGTACGTTCGGAGACTGGCAGGTGGTACGCGGGGGCGATGGCAGCGGGGTAAACGTGCAACTGCCGCTCCTGAACATCAGCGGGCAGATGAAAGACAACGACGGGTACGTGCCGTACACCTGCGCGGGGGCTTCTATCATCGTGACGGTTCGGCTGACGTATTTCGATACGGGGCAGCCGAACGAGCAGAACCTGAAAGTAAAACCAACCAGCGATACCCCCGACGTGCCGGTGGTGGAACTCTACTCGGCCGATTTTTCGCAACACCCCGTGCAGCCGAGTTATGCCCTGTATGCCATTCAGGCGGCTGTGATGAACTGGTGTGCCGATAATCTGGCCGATTTTGAACACATATTTTCGGTGATCGACATCAACGACGAAGCCGATACCGGCGCGTGGTCGTTTCTGAAACCAACGGCTGTGTCGTACGCCTACGTAGATGGCGAAACCGACGCCGACGCGTTTCTGGGGGTTCTGGCCATGACCACCGGGAGTCCGTCGGGAGGGCTGCAACAGGTACTCGACACGCGCATTGTGCAGGCATCTGAAGAGGGAGCTTTCTGTATTTCGCGGGGGCTTTTGCTGAGTAAACTCATCCTGCCCAATCTGATGGCCCTGTGGCCTAACTTACAGGCTACGCAGATTTCGGTGCTCGACGACTGCATCAAGCTCAACCCCAACCAGTCGGTCGATTTGCCGCAGACCGAGTATCAGGGGAATACCTATACGCCCCAGCTTAAGCAGTTTACGCTTTCGATTGAAGGGCAGCAGGTAACTATCGACGCCTATACCGAAACCGATGTGCAGGACGGTGTTACGGCCTGGTGCCGCAACGTGGCACAGTACACCCTGGTGAAAAGCACGAACAAAAGCGGCCAGACTACCCTCGCGTATGAGCAACTGGGTGAGCCCCAGACGAGCAACGGCCACTACATTGCTGAGTGGGTCGAGATCACCGACGCTATCCTGGCCGTTGTGCTTGGGGTGGCGCTGGCGGCTCTGGCCATTGTGACCGGTGGGGCTGCGGTACCCATCATTGCTGTGATTGGTGCCCTGATTGTGGGAGCGGTTGCCCTGTCGCCCACGATTGATGGGATGATTCAGAACAACGATGCCCCCGCTATCGACCTCTTGCAGGAGAATATCTACGCGCCCATTGTATGGACCGATAGCCAGGCATTTGCCGTCAGCAGCGTCGACCTGAACGGCTCGCTGCGGCTGGGTGGTGCGCTCGGGTTCAGCGCCCTCCGGCAGATACTGGCTAACCAACAACCCCTAAACGCGCTACAAGCATGTTAA
- a CDS encoding glycosyltransferase family 2 protein — MTPLISIVAPLYNERESFGPLIERLNALMDKLPYPVEVVLVDDGSRDNTADLIRLTALSDPRYHGVLLARNFGHQTAVTAGMAAARGTEAVLIIDGDLQDPPELLEEFYAHIQNGYDVVYAVRRKRKEGVLKRFAYSTFYRILKNISYVDIPLDSGDFSMVSRRVVDIMNKMPEESRFLRGMRSWIGFKQIGVEYERSERVAGVPKYSFKMLRRLAYNGIFNFSEFPVKFIIRTGAFAIGIALIYLIQTLVKKYVFGTVPQGFTALLFVIILFSGIQLMALGIIGEYVLRVFFQVKGRPLFVVREEICEQRTMDSEQRAVNNGQ, encoded by the coding sequence ATGACCCCTTTAATTTCCATCGTGGCTCCTCTCTACAATGAGCGCGAATCGTTTGGGCCGCTTATTGAGCGACTCAATGCGCTCATGGACAAACTGCCCTACCCGGTAGAGGTGGTGCTGGTCGACGATGGAAGCCGCGATAATACGGCCGACCTGATTCGGCTCACTGCCTTGTCGGACCCCCGCTATCATGGAGTGTTGCTGGCGCGCAACTTCGGCCATCAGACGGCCGTGACGGCGGGTATGGCGGCCGCGCGCGGCACTGAAGCGGTGCTGATTATCGACGGCGATTTGCAGGACCCGCCCGAGCTGCTCGAAGAGTTCTACGCGCATATTCAGAATGGCTACGATGTAGTGTATGCCGTTCGGCGGAAACGCAAAGAAGGAGTGCTGAAGCGGTTTGCCTATTCGACCTTCTACCGGATCCTGAAGAATATCTCGTACGTCGACATCCCGCTCGACAGTGGCGATTTCTCGATGGTGAGCCGCCGGGTAGTCGACATTATGAACAAGATGCCCGAGGAGAGCCGGTTTTTGCGCGGTATGCGGAGCTGGATCGGTTTCAAACAGATTGGGGTGGAGTACGAACGGAGCGAGCGCGTAGCGGGTGTCCCCAAGTATTCGTTCAAGATGCTGCGTCGGCTGGCGTACAACGGCATCTTTAACTTTAGTGAGTTTCCGGTCAAGTTTATCATCCGTACGGGGGCCTTCGCCATCGGGATCGCTTTGATTTACCTGATTCAGACGCTCGTCAAGAAATACGTATTTGGCACGGTGCCGCAGGGGTTCACGGCCCTTTTGTTTGTGATTATCCTTTTCAGCGGTATTCAGCTTATGGCCCTGGGTATTATCGGGGAGTACGTCCTGCGTGTGTTCTTCCAGGTAAAAGGCCGCCCGTTGTTTGTGGTGCGGGAGGAAATCTGTGAGCAACGAACAATGGACAGTGAACAACGAGCAGTGAACAATGGACAGTGA
- a CDS encoding YsnF/AvaK domain-containing protein: MNNQPEKQPNAEQETRPFEQTNSVVIPVRAEELRVDSQIVETGRLRVSKSVDETVQSIELPEMHEETEVYRVAVNQVIHTAPPVRHEGDTLIIPVLREEVVVQKRLILVEEVHITRKPVHTHRQETVSLRQETVGVERVPRASPPTDSSAEL, encoded by the coding sequence ATGAACAATCAACCGGAAAAGCAGCCCAATGCAGAACAGGAGACAAGGCCATTTGAGCAGACCAACTCAGTGGTGATTCCGGTTCGGGCGGAAGAACTACGGGTGGATAGTCAGATTGTCGAAACGGGTCGCCTGCGGGTGAGCAAGTCAGTCGACGAAACGGTACAGTCGATTGAATTACCCGAAATGCACGAAGAAACCGAGGTGTACCGGGTGGCCGTCAATCAGGTTATCCATACAGCTCCCCCGGTACGGCACGAGGGCGATACACTCATCATCCCGGTACTACGCGAGGAGGTTGTGGTGCAGAAACGCCTGATACTGGTCGAAGAGGTCCACATCACCCGCAAGCCCGTGCACACCCATCGGCAGGAAACCGTGTCGCTACGGCAGGAGACGGTGGGCGTCGAACGGGTACCCAGGGCATCACCCCCAACGGACTCATCTGCTGAGTTATAA
- a CDS encoding low affinity iron permease family protein produces MENHKPSRLNTQFDHLATYITKVTGSSGAFLTAFGVVLVWAITGPIFNYSEDWQLVINTGTTIVTFLMVFIIQKAQNKDSLAIQLKLNELIAATKGASNRLVAVEEMGDDELEVLCQHYHTMAELTRRARDLRQSHSVEEAIRDTKSKLKDEGITLPDE; encoded by the coding sequence ATGGAGAATCACAAACCGAGTCGACTCAACACCCAATTTGATCATTTAGCCACGTACATCACCAAAGTCACGGGGAGTTCGGGGGCCTTTCTGACGGCCTTCGGCGTGGTGTTGGTCTGGGCAATCACCGGCCCGATTTTCAACTATTCGGAAGATTGGCAACTGGTCATCAACACCGGCACAACCATTGTAACCTTCCTGATGGTGTTTATCATCCAGAAAGCGCAGAACAAAGATTCGCTGGCCATACAGTTAAAGCTCAACGAACTGATTGCGGCTACCAAAGGTGCCAGTAACCGGCTTGTTGCCGTGGAAGAAATGGGCGATGATGAACTGGAAGTGTTGTGCCAGCACTACCATACTATGGCCGAACTAACGCGCCGGGCCCGCGATCTGCGCCAGTCGCACTCGGTGGAAGAAGCCATTCGCGATACCAAATCCAAACTCAAGGACGAGGGGATTACCTTACCCGATGAGTAA